From a single Pirellulaceae bacterium genomic region:
- the gluQRS gene encoding tRNA glutamyl-Q(34) synthetase GluQRS encodes MATHNTGHTVTPIHNAAGGTGPRVGRLAPSPTGQLHLGNARTFLLAWLSVRQQQGTLLLRLEDIDLQRNKPGASQAVIDDLHWLGLDWDYGPNIGDGTCCGIPLLQTHRLDRYRQVLQQLLNDHQVYPCHCTRSQIAQAAASAPHESSLAQREGPVYPGTCRSIGDSSQITDLLALPPSVALRWAFAAGTYQWHDGLLGPQSACPQTELGDFVIGRGSGLPAYQLAVVVDDHDQGVTEVVRGDDLKLSTYRQLAILRHLGWAEPMYYHVPLLLDAEGHRLAKRRGDSLAAIRQQGISSQTVIGKLAYSLGLIDRPQPIEPSELIAEFCWSRVHCHSTSS; translated from the coding sequence ATGGCAACGCATAACACCGGGCACACTGTAACTCCAATTCATAACGCAGCCGGAGGTACCGGGCCGCGGGTCGGTCGATTGGCACCTTCGCCTACCGGACAGCTACATCTGGGAAATGCTCGCACCTTTCTTCTAGCCTGGCTGTCGGTCCGTCAGCAACAGGGAACTTTGTTGCTACGTCTTGAGGATATTGACCTTCAGCGGAATAAGCCTGGCGCCTCACAGGCAGTGATCGATGATTTGCACTGGCTGGGGCTGGATTGGGACTACGGGCCGAATATCGGCGACGGCACATGCTGTGGAATTCCTCTACTGCAAACCCACCGTCTAGACCGCTACCGTCAGGTTCTGCAACAGTTATTAAACGATCATCAAGTCTACCCCTGCCATTGCACCCGTAGTCAGATTGCTCAAGCCGCCGCCAGCGCACCGCACGAATCTAGCCTGGCGCAACGAGAAGGCCCAGTCTATCCTGGAACCTGTCGCTCCATTGGAGATTCCTCACAGATCACTGACCTACTGGCCTTGCCTCCGTCGGTGGCTCTTCGCTGGGCATTTGCTGCTGGAACCTACCAGTGGCACGATGGACTGTTAGGACCGCAGTCAGCCTGCCCACAGACGGAGTTAGGCGACTTCGTGATTGGTCGTGGGTCAGGATTGCCTGCTTATCAATTGGCGGTTGTCGTAGACGATCACGATCAGGGTGTTACCGAGGTAGTTCGGGGCGACGATTTGAAATTGAGCACCTATCGCCAACTGGCGATCTTGCGGCACTTAGGATGGGCCGAGCCAATGTATTATCACGTCCCGCTGCTGCTGGATGCCGAAGGGCACCGCCTGGCCAAGCGCCGAGGCGACTCACTCGCAGCTATTCGGCAGCAGGGGATATCGTCACAAACTGTGATTGGCAAACTGGCATATAGCTTGGGACTGATAGACCGACCGCAACCAATCGAACCCAGCGAACTTATCGCTGAATTCTGCTGGTCCAGGGTTCATTGTCACTCGACCAGCAGCTAG
- a CDS encoding metallophosphoesterase: protein MHWIWPWLVLLLASIGNCGWWLFCFNRVNAFGYPRALAKLLEKTCIGLCFAIPAMVAWRNWPIIQDWLQHPSPWPGQTSLELNCWLSWNLWSLAILGPMWLNSRRWLIRPAQLIDQQGVQFHVHRQIPGGSAGNWSTRLWARLPMNDWAHLEVTRKTLKLERQPPTAAGLKIGHLSDLHFTGQYRAEHYQFVIERTMELEADLLVISGDIIDFQHCLPLVEGVLGQLAAPLGVHFVLGNHDRRLKDLRRLIETLSGLGFHDLGVADRVIDQPDRKILLTGDEAPWLKRRGGNHPSATAAVPEIDSTQFHGLRIGVAHTPDRIHWARRKQLDLLLAGHTHGGQARLPLIGPLVAPSLHGSQFASGVFHLPPTLMHVSRGVAGTHTVRWRCPTEVSLLTLAHQAASKSSHHRQTVDASLRSIPGSWRA from the coding sequence ATGCACTGGATTTGGCCCTGGTTGGTGTTATTGCTGGCAAGCATTGGCAATTGTGGCTGGTGGCTGTTTTGCTTTAATCGAGTCAACGCATTTGGTTACCCGCGAGCGCTGGCCAAGCTACTCGAAAAAACTTGCATCGGTTTGTGCTTTGCCATCCCCGCCATGGTGGCTTGGCGTAACTGGCCGATCATTCAAGATTGGCTGCAACATCCGAGCCCTTGGCCAGGGCAAACCTCGCTTGAGTTGAACTGTTGGCTGAGCTGGAATCTATGGAGTTTGGCGATATTGGGGCCGATGTGGCTGAATTCGCGAAGATGGCTCATTCGACCAGCACAATTGATCGACCAACAAGGCGTCCAGTTTCACGTCCACCGACAAATTCCAGGTGGTTCAGCCGGGAATTGGTCGACGCGACTGTGGGCTCGCTTGCCCATGAACGACTGGGCGCATTTGGAAGTAACTCGCAAGACACTCAAGCTTGAGCGCCAGCCGCCAACGGCTGCCGGCTTGAAGATTGGCCACCTGTCCGACCTGCACTTTACAGGTCAATATCGCGCTGAGCATTATCAATTCGTGATCGAGCGCACCATGGAACTGGAGGCTGATCTGTTGGTCATCAGCGGCGATATTATCGACTTCCAACACTGCTTACCTCTCGTAGAGGGAGTGTTGGGACAACTGGCAGCGCCGCTGGGTGTTCATTTCGTTCTTGGCAATCACGATCGGCGACTTAAAGATTTGCGGCGTCTGATAGAGACCTTGAGCGGATTGGGATTTCATGATTTAGGTGTAGCCGATCGCGTGATTGATCAACCTGATCGAAAGATTCTGCTCACGGGCGACGAAGCACCGTGGCTCAAACGTCGTGGCGGAAACCACCCATCAGCGACAGCCGCCGTGCCAGAAATCGACTCAACTCAATTTCATGGCTTGCGTATCGGTGTTGCACATACTCCTGATCGCATCCACTGGGCGCGACGCAAGCAGTTAGACTTACTACTGGCCGGACATACCCACGGCGGGCAAGCTCGACTACCGCTGATCGGACCATTGGTAGCGCCCAGCCTGCATGGCAGCCAGTTCGCCTCAGGTGTCTTTCATTTACCACCTACACTCATGCACGTGTCGCGCGGTGTCGCAGGAACACATACCGTTCGCTGGCGATGTCCCACTGAAGTTAGTCTGTTGACTTTAGCACATCAGGCCGCCTCCAAAAGTAGCCACCATCGCCAGACGGTGGATGCATCGCTGCGATCCATCCCAGGCTCTTGGCGAGCGTAG
- a CDS encoding DUF502 domain-containing protein — MESLVHRWRNHLIRSFVAGIVALLPIAGLIVTVVYFENQVAGGWLKQQGFYFFGLGLVILLVLVYGVGLTVSTFVGQWLWRRVDRLLVHLPILGSLYQTVKQIVGYAEGPGGLFQRVVWVPAIQPGRFEIGLVTMEACAASQQRLVVYVPTAPTPTSGRLVYLEPDKVQDCPMTASQAMQLLVSLGTLLPEQADAAHNPASYKDQV, encoded by the coding sequence ATGGAAAGCCTAGTTCACCGGTGGCGCAATCACTTAATACGCTCGTTTGTAGCTGGCATCGTTGCCCTACTGCCAATCGCCGGGTTGATTGTGACGGTGGTCTATTTCGAGAATCAGGTGGCAGGTGGTTGGCTCAAGCAACAGGGCTTCTATTTCTTTGGTTTAGGCTTGGTGATCTTGTTGGTATTGGTGTATGGGGTGGGCCTCACAGTATCCACCTTCGTCGGCCAGTGGCTGTGGCGCCGGGTGGATCGCCTCCTGGTTCATCTGCCGATACTTGGCAGCTTGTATCAAACTGTAAAACAGATAGTGGGGTATGCAGAAGGTCCAGGTGGATTATTTCAAAGAGTTGTGTGGGTGCCCGCCATCCAGCCTGGTCGATTTGAAATCGGCCTGGTGACCATGGAGGCCTGTGCGGCCAGCCAACAGCGGCTGGTGGTATATGTGCCCACAGCACCAACCCCCACCAGCGGTCGCCTGGTTTATCTGGAACCCGATAAAGTACAGGATTGCCCAATGACCGCCAGCCAAGCGATGCAACTATTGGTTTCGCTGGGCACGTTATTGCCAGAACAGGCCGACGCTGCACATAATCCAGCATCTTACAAAGACCAGGTTTAG
- a CDS encoding dihydrofolate reductase translates to MVVAMSEKGVIGQDEHLPWKLSSDLRRFKSLTMGQCLLMGRKTFQSIGRPLPGRQTIVLSRSGWSNPYPQVCLATDLAQVDALVQPGRRVMVVGGAEVYRAALSRCQQLWMTRVLAEVGGDTYFPNIDWTQWQLVSSQFLPAGPADQWPTEFQQWQRITPGTL, encoded by the coding sequence ATGGTCGTGGCCATGTCCGAGAAGGGTGTCATCGGCCAAGACGAGCACTTGCCATGGAAACTGAGCAGCGACCTACGGCGGTTTAAGTCGCTGACCATGGGGCAGTGCTTGCTCATGGGCCGCAAGACGTTTCAGTCCATTGGTCGCCCCCTGCCTGGTCGTCAAACCATCGTGCTTTCACGCAGCGGCTGGAGCAACCCGTACCCGCAAGTATGCTTAGCCACCGATCTGGCTCAGGTGGATGCACTGGTCCAGCCTGGCCGACGAGTCATGGTCGTTGGCGGGGCCGAAGTCTATCGCGCTGCGTTGTCGCGCTGTCAACAGCTGTGGATGACGCGCGTGTTGGCTGAGGTAGGCGGCGACACCTATTTTCCAAACATCGACTGGACCCAGTGGCAACTCGTATCCAGCCAGTTCTTGCCAGCAGGTCCGGCCGACCAATGGCCCACCGAGTTTCAGCAATGGCAACGCATAACACCGGGCACACTGTAA
- a CDS encoding thymidylate synthase, with the protein MRQYLDLMRLVLNTGTVKQDRTGVGTRSLFGHQMRFDLAQGFPLVTTKKLHLRSIIVELLWFLRGDTNVDFLHQHRVSIWDEWADEQGQLGPVYGKQWRCWPTADGQTIDQISQVQDQIRNSPDSRRLIVSAWNVADVPRMALPPCHLLFQFYVAEGRLSCQLYQRSADLFLGVPFNIASYALLTMMMARATGLEPGQFIHTLGDVHIYTNHVQQAELQLSRQPRSLPTMMIHGQQSSVLDFRLEDFELLNYDPHPHIAAPVAV; encoded by the coding sequence ATGCGACAGTATCTCGATCTCATGCGACTCGTCTTAAATACCGGCACGGTCAAGCAAGACCGCACTGGCGTCGGTACGCGCAGTCTGTTTGGACATCAAATGCGGTTCGATTTGGCACAGGGTTTCCCGCTCGTAACCACCAAGAAATTGCATTTACGAAGCATCATTGTCGAACTGCTATGGTTTTTACGCGGCGATACCAACGTAGATTTCCTTCATCAGCACCGCGTGTCCATTTGGGACGAGTGGGCCGACGAACAGGGCCAGCTCGGACCAGTCTACGGCAAACAATGGCGCTGCTGGCCAACCGCCGACGGCCAAACCATTGATCAGATTAGCCAAGTTCAAGATCAAATTCGCAATTCACCTGACTCGCGGCGGTTGATCGTCAGCGCGTGGAATGTGGCCGACGTACCGCGCATGGCACTGCCTCCTTGCCACTTGTTATTCCAGTTCTATGTAGCCGAAGGTAGACTGAGCTGCCAACTATATCAACGCAGCGCGGATCTTTTTTTGGGAGTACCGTTTAATATCGCGTCCTATGCTCTGCTGACGATGATGATGGCGCGCGCTACCGGACTGGAACCCGGCCAGTTCATCCACACCTTGGGCGATGTGCATATCTACACCAACCATGTCCAGCAAGCCGAGCTACAACTGTCGCGCCAGCCGCGCTCGCTGCCGACGATGATGATCCATGGCCAGCAATCGAGCGTACTCGATTTTCGATTAGAAGACTTCGAGTTGCTGAATTACGATCCCCACCCTCATATTGCTGCGCCCGTCGCCGTATGA
- a CDS encoding GAF domain-containing protein, which produces MSQTHLPVDPATAPNAAIDQPTLSSVTQMSRKVLMLRLGQSKLPSSDNNLFNRNSVAVDSVGSQVAAVSRLAQGGYMGVYLDGADAEANSSIMRLLQSDRILNGMPEGVALVNENTLVTWTNSCLRNWSPLSEIVGQNFFSIFGNSHILGPDFCPFNTALVTGKSSSCTLRTEDNKYYQVHVAPLVDASTEDAALVATVSDITAEIVQQQKLAAIHQAGQELTDLKPDEIFAMDTQARINLLKDDIRRCTANLLNVEVIEIRLLEQSSGNLVPLLSVGIDQAAADRKLLAKPQGYGVTGYVAATGKSYLCEDASQDELYLQAFEGGASSMTVAIMLHDTVIGTINVESNVKRAFNKSDLQFLQIFARHVAVALNTLELLVAQKNNAAQQSCEAIHSAVALPVDQILNDAVNVIERHLGASDPEIVQRLQNILTNARNIRRVIQNVGQRMAPLEALPAGCTQQLHDRLVGKRILIVDPDIQTVCDAHAQLERFGCVVESAHNGDEAVSMFRNSGLDRSYDVVIAAISLPDYSGYQLMLRLQKLVNPVPLALMTGFGWDPGHTIVKAREAGLPPKAFLYKPFKLVQILSAIEAVLDYTKAN; this is translated from the coding sequence ATGTCTCAGACACACCTACCCGTCGATCCCGCTACGGCACCTAACGCCGCCATCGATCAGCCCACACTTAGCAGTGTAACTCAGATGTCGCGCAAAGTACTGATGCTGAGATTGGGGCAATCTAAATTGCCTAGCTCGGACAACAATCTGTTTAATCGCAATTCGGTAGCCGTGGATTCTGTCGGTTCACAGGTAGCAGCCGTAAGTCGCCTTGCTCAAGGTGGTTATATGGGCGTCTATCTAGACGGTGCCGATGCTGAAGCCAACAGTAGCATCATGCGACTGCTGCAGTCGGATCGCATCCTCAATGGGATGCCCGAAGGCGTCGCCCTGGTCAACGAGAACACATTAGTCACTTGGACCAATTCATGTCTCCGCAACTGGTCGCCGCTGAGTGAAATCGTCGGTCAAAATTTCTTTTCAATCTTTGGCAACTCCCATATTCTGGGGCCAGATTTTTGTCCGTTCAACACGGCGCTGGTAACCGGCAAATCCAGCTCCTGTACGTTGCGAACTGAAGACAACAAGTACTACCAAGTGCACGTAGCCCCACTGGTGGATGCCTCCACCGAAGACGCTGCCTTGGTAGCTACCGTGAGTGATATCACGGCCGAGATCGTCCAGCAGCAAAAGCTGGCCGCTATCCATCAAGCCGGACAGGAGCTTACCGATCTAAAACCCGACGAAATTTTCGCCATGGACACGCAGGCGAGAATCAATTTGTTGAAAGACGACATTCGCCGCTGTACAGCCAATTTACTGAACGTCGAAGTGATTGAGATTCGGTTGCTGGAGCAGAGCAGCGGCAATCTTGTGCCTCTATTGAGTGTCGGTATTGATCAGGCAGCCGCCGATCGCAAGCTGTTGGCCAAACCTCAGGGATACGGTGTGACGGGTTACGTAGCGGCGACAGGCAAGAGTTACCTGTGCGAAGATGCCAGCCAAGACGAACTCTATTTACAAGCCTTTGAGGGCGGTGCCAGTTCGATGACCGTGGCTATCATGTTGCACGATACGGTCATCGGCACGATCAATGTCGAAAGTAACGTAAAACGCGCCTTCAATAAGTCAGACCTCCAGTTCTTGCAGATATTTGCGCGGCATGTCGCCGTTGCCTTGAACACATTGGAACTGCTTGTAGCCCAGAAGAACAATGCGGCGCAGCAAAGCTGTGAGGCCATTCATAGTGCGGTCGCCTTGCCGGTCGATCAGATTCTGAACGACGCCGTGAATGTTATCGAAAGACACTTGGGTGCCTCGGATCCCGAAATTGTTCAACGCCTGCAGAACATCCTCACCAACGCTCGCAATATTCGTCGGGTGATTCAAAACGTTGGCCAGCGCATGGCACCGCTGGAAGCGTTGCCCGCTGGTTGCACCCAGCAACTGCATGATCGGTTAGTCGGCAAGCGCATATTGATTGTTGATCCGGACATCCAAACGGTCTGCGATGCACATGCGCAATTGGAGCGCTTCGGCTGTGTTGTCGAATCAGCGCATAACGGGGATGAAGCGGTTAGCATGTTCCGCAATAGTGGTTTAGATCGCTCATATGATGTGGTCATCGCGGCGATCTCTCTTCCGGATTACAGCGGCTACCAGTTGATGTTGCGACTGCAAAAACTGGTCAACCCAGTTCCACTGGCTCTGATGACCGGCTTTGGCTGGGATCCGGGTCATACCATCGTCAAGGCGCGCGAAGCGGGGTTGCCACCCAAGGCCTTTCTGTACAAGCCCTTCAAGCTGGTGCAGATTCTGTCTGCGATTGAAGCCGTGTTGGATTACACTAAGGCCAACTAG